One Falco peregrinus isolate bFalPer1 chromosome 6, bFalPer1.pri, whole genome shotgun sequence DNA segment encodes these proteins:
- the LOC101916831 gene encoding guanylyl cyclase-activating protein 1-like: MGNNSSSTVDDLQAVEIHHWYKKFMMECPSGQLTEHEFKQFFGLRGLDPEANEYIEQMFRTFDMNKDGYIDFMEYVAALSLVLRGKMEQKLRWYFKLYDVDGNGCIDRHELLNIIKAIRAINGGGHETSAEEFTNRVFNKIDVNGDGELSLDEFVEGARKDEEFMEVMMKSLDLSHIVAMINNRRHSV; the protein is encoded by the exons atgggGAACAATAGCAGCTCCACAGTGGATGATCTGCAGGCTGTTGAGATCCACCACTGGTACAAAAAGTTCATGATGGAGTGTCCTTCTGGACAGCTGACAGAGCACGAATTTAAACAGTTCTTTGGGCTTCGAGGGCTGGATCCAGAGGCCAATGAGTACATTGAGCAGATGTTCCGCACGTTTGATATGAACAAG GATGGGTATATTGACTTCATGGAATATGTAGCTGCCCTCAGCCTCGTCCTCCGTGGGAAGATGGAGCAGAAATTGCGGTGGTATTTCAAGCTCTATGATGTAGATGGCAATGGTTGCATTGATCGACATGAATTGCTCAACATCATTAAG GCTATTCGAGCTATTAATGGTGGTGGCCATGAAACTAGTGCAGAAGAGTTCACCAACCGAGTCTTCAACAAAATTGATGTCAATGGAGATG GTGAACTTTCTCTGGATGAATTTGTGGAGGGAGCAAGAAAAGATGAGGAGTTCATGGAGGTTATGATGAAAAGTTTGGACCTGTCACACATTGTGGCCATGATCAACAACCGTCGGCATAGTGTATAA